One Pseudorasbora parva isolate DD20220531a chromosome 8, ASM2467924v1, whole genome shotgun sequence DNA window includes the following coding sequences:
- the LOC137084031 gene encoding transmembrane 4 L6 family member 1 isoform X2: protein MCTGKCAKCTGDLLFPLGLLAIVGNILLFFPNGEVWRTEEITENIWFFPGVIGGGLLVFLPASVMKAAGLEGNCCANRCGMMLSMLMSVLGVAGALYCMIVSAVGLQDGPLCDTGDGTFIYPFLNRTTEESYLFNQTLWMECERPQNVVLWNVVLFSILLSIGTLEAVLLLAQVVNGLIGCLCGTCMNKNQTQMA from the exons ATGTGTACGGGAAAGTGTGCTAAATGCACTGGAGACCTTCTCTTTCCACTCGGTCTCTTAGCCATAGTTGGAAACATCCTACTGTTTTTTCCCAATGGTGAGGTGTGGAGGACCGAGGAAATCACAGAAAATATCTGGTTCTTTCCTGGGGTCATCGGGGGAGGACTGTTG GTGTTTTTGCCTGCTTCAGTGATGAAGGCTGCAGGGCTTGAGGGGAACTGCTGTGCAAACAGATGTGGG ATGATGCTGTCCATGCTGATGTCTGTGTTGGGTGTAGCTGGAGCACTGTACTGCATGATCGTCTCTGCCGTCGGCCTGCAGGACGGCCCTCTGTGTGACACGGGAGATGGGACCTTTATCTACCCGTTCTTAAACAGGACTACAGA AGAGAGTTACCTGTTTAACCAGACATTATGGATGGAGTGTGAGAGACCGCAGAATGTGGTGCTGTGGAACGTGGTCTTGTTTTCAATTCTGTTGAGCATTGGTACCCTGGAGGCTGTGCTTTTACTGGCACAGGTAGTCAACGGACTGATCGGATGTCTCTGTGGGACGTGCATGAACAAGAATCAG ACGCAGATGGCATGA
- the LOC137084031 gene encoding transmembrane 4 L6 family member 1 isoform X1, translated as MCTGKCAKCTGDLLFPLGLLAIVGNILLFFPNGEVWRTEEITENIWFFPGVIGGGLLVFLPASVMKAAGLEGNCCANRCGMMLSMLMSVLGVAGALYCMIVSAVGLQDGPLCDTGDGTFIYPFLNRTTEESYLFNQTLWMECERPQNVVLWNVVLFSILLSIGTLEAVLLLAQVVNGLIGCLCGTCMNKNQQTQMA; from the exons ATGTGTACGGGAAAGTGTGCTAAATGCACTGGAGACCTTCTCTTTCCACTCGGTCTCTTAGCCATAGTTGGAAACATCCTACTGTTTTTTCCCAATGGTGAGGTGTGGAGGACCGAGGAAATCACAGAAAATATCTGGTTCTTTCCTGGGGTCATCGGGGGAGGACTGTTG GTGTTTTTGCCTGCTTCAGTGATGAAGGCTGCAGGGCTTGAGGGGAACTGCTGTGCAAACAGATGTGGG ATGATGCTGTCCATGCTGATGTCTGTGTTGGGTGTAGCTGGAGCACTGTACTGCATGATCGTCTCTGCCGTCGGCCTGCAGGACGGCCCTCTGTGTGACACGGGAGATGGGACCTTTATCTACCCGTTCTTAAACAGGACTACAGA AGAGAGTTACCTGTTTAACCAGACATTATGGATGGAGTGTGAGAGACCGCAGAATGTGGTGCTGTGGAACGTGGTCTTGTTTTCAATTCTGTTGAGCATTGGTACCCTGGAGGCTGTGCTTTTACTGGCACAGGTAGTCAACGGACTGATCGGATGTCTCTGTGGGACGTGCATGAACAAGAATCAG CAGACGCAGATGGCATGA